From Kineosporia succinea, the proteins below share one genomic window:
- a CDS encoding serine hydrolase gives MSDARLVSRLRQALDDGGLHGSFLVRDLDTGAEIGIEPDLELPAASLVKVPLALAVLERIGTGELDGAQQITVPPGRLDIPGPTGLSRFRHPATLALDDLLYLSVCLSDTVAADVLLDLVPPQAVTAHLHRHGLTGITVRHALHDLSDTPAERFDADDLHLAHSLAIGAGTAGRGHPVPQLDISRANAGSARAFTDLLQAIWRPVTIAAGAAARTRDLMANNLMRQRLTPDFASDASRWSSKTGTLLNLRHEVGVVEHADGQTFAVSALTQSRVAASVQPAAEALMAAVARELRDQLRHRGPGR, from the coding sequence ATGAGTGACGCCCGGCTGGTGTCCCGGCTGCGGCAGGCCCTCGACGACGGCGGTCTGCACGGCTCGTTCCTGGTGCGCGACCTCGACACCGGCGCCGAGATCGGCATCGAGCCCGACCTCGAGCTGCCCGCCGCCTCGCTGGTCAAGGTGCCGCTCGCGCTGGCCGTTCTCGAGCGCATCGGCACCGGTGAGCTCGACGGCGCGCAACAGATCACCGTGCCGCCCGGGCGTCTCGACATCCCGGGCCCGACCGGCCTGAGCCGCTTCCGGCACCCGGCCACGCTCGCCCTCGACGACCTGCTCTACCTCAGCGTCTGCCTGAGCGACACCGTCGCCGCCGACGTCCTGCTCGACCTGGTGCCGCCGCAGGCCGTCACCGCCCACCTGCACCGGCACGGCCTGACCGGTATCACGGTGCGGCACGCCCTGCACGACCTGTCCGACACCCCGGCCGAGCGGTTCGACGCCGACGACCTGCACCTGGCCCACTCCCTGGCCATCGGCGCGGGCACCGCCGGGCGCGGCCATCCCGTTCCCCAGCTGGACATCAGCCGGGCGAACGCGGGCTCGGCCCGGGCCTTCACCGACCTGCTGCAGGCGATCTGGCGGCCGGTGACGATCGCGGCCGGGGCGGCCGCCCGCACCCGCGACCTGATGGCGAACAACCTGATGCGCCAGCGCCTCACGCCCGACTTCGCCTCCGACGCCTCGCGCTGGTCGTCCAAGACCGGCACCCTGCTCAACCTGCGGCACGAGGTCGGCGTGGTCGAGCACGCCGACGGCCAGACCTTCGCGGTCAGCGCCCTCACGCAGTCGCGGGTGGCCGCGAGCGTGCAGCCGGCGGCCGAGGCCCTGATGGCGGCCGTGGCGCGCGAGCTGCGCGACCAGCTACGGCATCGAGGGCCGGGCCGGTAG
- a CDS encoding MMPL family transporter, producing the protein MASALHRLGRFAHRRRLLVLTVWLFLLLVVAGTAGRLGPNLDNEFTLPGSTSQEAMDDLGEALPAAAGTSAQIVFRTPDGTGITSEAYREPIRQALAAAARAPQVAGVSDPFETGTVSKDGTTALATVAYPVTNADLGADTVDALEDSVRVAAGSGLVVETGGQVYGDSPGGVHATELIGVGVAVVVLLVTFGSVLAAGVPLLTALIGVGVGMSGLLAASHAFTVSSTAPTLALMLGLAVGLDYALFLVSRHRQQLTEGMPVPESVARATGTAGSAVLFAGVTVVIALLGLTVAGVPMLTVMGLSAAATVTVAVLVALTLVPALLSLAGERLRPRPGTRAHRRQTSGTTNVSERWVRFVSRRPWVTVVVGVLGLLVIAVPATDLELALPDRSTAPAGSTERAAYDIVAQEFGPGANGVLLVVADTAGHDDPQRSAQAVAGQVGNLPGVATAVPTSVAPDGSLAVVQVVPTTGPRDTATTELVETIRDAEPRIRAETGTSVRVTGQTAIQIDLSERLSASLVPYAVVVVGLSLLLLMLVFRSIAVPVKATLGYLLSIGAALGLTVAVFQWGWGLGLLGDVETGPLISFMPIVLMSVLFGLAMDYEVFLVSGMRETYVHTGDAEQAVFVGARLAGRVVVAAALIMVGVFASFTLSDNPTIMSIALALAAGVLVDAFVVRLTLVPAVLALLGRRAWWLPRALDRVLPDLDVEGARLPGVPTIELEDDVVGAGGPAGSRTDPV; encoded by the coding sequence ATGGCATCCGCTCTCCATCGTCTCGGCCGGTTCGCCCATCGGCGCCGGCTTCTCGTCCTGACCGTCTGGCTGTTCCTGCTCCTGGTCGTGGCGGGCACGGCCGGCAGGCTCGGGCCGAACCTCGACAACGAGTTCACGCTTCCCGGTTCCACCTCCCAGGAGGCCATGGACGACCTCGGTGAGGCCCTGCCCGCCGCGGCGGGCACCAGCGCGCAGATCGTGTTCCGGACGCCGGACGGCACCGGCATCACGTCGGAGGCCTACCGCGAGCCGATCCGGCAGGCGCTGGCCGCCGCCGCCCGGGCGCCCCAGGTGGCCGGGGTCTCCGACCCCTTCGAGACCGGCACGGTGTCGAAGGACGGCACCACCGCCCTGGCCACCGTGGCGTACCCGGTCACGAACGCGGACCTCGGGGCGGACACGGTGGACGCCCTCGAGGACAGCGTGCGGGTCGCCGCCGGGTCGGGTCTGGTGGTCGAGACCGGGGGTCAGGTCTACGGGGACAGCCCGGGAGGGGTGCACGCGACCGAGCTCATCGGGGTCGGTGTCGCCGTCGTGGTGCTGCTGGTCACCTTCGGTTCCGTGCTGGCCGCCGGGGTGCCCCTGCTCACGGCCCTGATCGGTGTCGGTGTGGGGATGTCCGGCCTGCTCGCCGCCTCGCACGCCTTCACCGTCTCCTCCACGGCCCCCACCCTGGCCCTGATGCTGGGCCTGGCCGTGGGTCTGGACTACGCCCTGTTCCTGGTCTCCCGGCACCGGCAGCAGCTCACCGAGGGGATGCCGGTGCCCGAGTCGGTCGCCCGGGCCACCGGAACCGCCGGCAGTGCCGTGCTCTTCGCCGGCGTGACCGTGGTGATCGCCCTGCTCGGCCTGACCGTCGCCGGTGTGCCCATGCTGACCGTGATGGGCCTGAGCGCCGCCGCGACCGTGACGGTCGCCGTCCTGGTCGCCCTCACGCTGGTGCCCGCCCTGCTGTCCCTCGCCGGTGAGCGTCTGCGTCCCCGGCCCGGCACACGGGCCCACCGGCGGCAGACGTCCGGAACCACGAACGTGAGCGAGCGCTGGGTGCGGTTCGTGTCGCGGCGCCCCTGGGTCACGGTGGTCGTCGGTGTGCTGGGGCTCCTCGTGATCGCCGTCCCCGCGACGGATCTCGAGCTCGCGCTGCCCGACCGGTCGACGGCTCCCGCCGGCAGCACCGAGCGCGCGGCCTACGACATCGTCGCGCAGGAGTTCGGCCCGGGCGCCAACGGTGTGCTCCTCGTGGTCGCGGACACCGCCGGCCACGACGACCCGCAGCGCTCGGCCCAGGCCGTCGCCGGGCAGGTCGGGAACCTGCCCGGGGTGGCGACGGCGGTGCCCACCTCGGTGGCGCCCGACGGTTCGCTGGCGGTCGTCCAGGTGGTGCCCACGACCGGTCCGCGGGACACGGCGACGACCGAGCTGGTCGAGACGATCCGCGACGCCGAACCGCGGATCCGCGCCGAGACCGGCACCTCGGTGCGGGTGACCGGGCAGACGGCGATCCAGATCGACCTGTCCGAACGGCTCTCGGCCTCGCTGGTGCCCTACGCCGTGGTGGTCGTCGGCCTGTCGCTGCTGCTGCTCATGCTGGTGTTCCGCTCGATCGCGGTGCCGGTGAAGGCGACGCTGGGCTACCTGCTGTCCATCGGTGCGGCGCTCGGCCTGACCGTCGCGGTGTTCCAGTGGGGCTGGGGCCTGGGCCTTCTCGGTGACGTGGAGACCGGGCCGCTCATCAGCTTCATGCCGATCGTGCTGATGTCGGTGTTGTTCGGCCTGGCGATGGACTACGAGGTGTTCCTGGTGTCCGGCATGCGGGAGACCTACGTGCACACCGGTGACGCCGAGCAGGCCGTGTTCGTCGGGGCGCGCCTGGCCGGGCGCGTGGTGGTGGCCGCGGCGCTCATCATGGTCGGGGTCTTCGCCAGCTTCACGCTCAGCGACAACCCCACCATCATGAGCATCGCCCTGGCCCTGGCCGCCGGGGTGCTCGTGGACGCGTTCGTCGTGCGTCTCACCCTGGTGCCCGCGGTGCTGGCGCTGCTCGGCCGCCGGGCCTGGTGGCTCCCCCGGGCACTCGACCGGGTCCTGCCCGACCTCGATGTCGAGGGGGCCCGGCTGCCGGGGGTGCCGACCATCGAGCTTGAGGACGACGTGGTCGGTGCGGGCGGGCCCGCCGGGTCGCGGACGGACCCGGTATGA
- a CDS encoding LmeA family phospholipid-binding protein — protein sequence MSRTGTGAPAAGSGRAATRPRWHRPAVVAAGVVVVLLGLVVAADVVVARQVRGRIVASLRCATGTADLTPDVSLGGTPVLLQLLSGHLGRVSVSGVPSSALGDGATGQELPVTGDVDLILSDVTPGRPPSIGAATATVTVDWDALTDRLTEAAPALDGATLGEQAGMLAVRPTRQVMGRSVQLLMSLSTEKSSLVLTPTTVVIGDRRIQASLLTGLLGESGADDQLAPRTVDLDLPEGAALVSAGVSADGLVVGTSVDVAAFRGTGSGPAC from the coding sequence ATGAGCAGAACCGGTACGGGAGCGCCCGCCGCCGGTTCCGGGCGAGCGGCGACGCGGCCCCGGTGGCACCGGCCGGCCGTCGTCGCCGCCGGGGTGGTCGTGGTGCTGCTCGGGCTGGTCGTGGCCGCCGACGTCGTCGTGGCCCGGCAGGTACGCGGCCGCATCGTGGCCTCGCTGCGCTGTGCCACCGGCACGGCGGACCTGACACCCGACGTGTCCCTGGGCGGCACACCGGTTCTGCTGCAGCTGCTCTCGGGACACCTCGGCCGGGTCTCGGTCTCGGGGGTCCCCTCCTCCGCCCTCGGCGACGGGGCCACCGGTCAGGAACTGCCCGTCACCGGGGACGTCGATCTGATCCTCAGCGACGTCACCCCGGGCCGGCCACCGTCGATCGGAGCGGCGACGGCCACCGTGACCGTCGACTGGGACGCCCTCACCGACCGGCTCACCGAGGCCGCACCGGCGCTGGACGGGGCCACGCTGGGTGAGCAGGCGGGGATGCTGGCCGTCCGGCCCACCCGGCAGGTCATGGGCCGGTCCGTGCAGCTGCTGATGTCCCTGTCGACCGAGAAGAGTTCTCTGGTGCTCACTCCCACGACCGTGGTCATCGGCGACCGCCGGATCCAGGCCTCCCTGCTGACGGGTCTGCTCGGTGAATCCGGGGCGGACGACCAGCTGGCCCCGCGCACCGTCGACCTGGACCTGCCGGAGGGGGCCGCCCTGGTCTCGGCCGGGGTCTCGGCCGACGGGCTGGTCGTCGGGACGTCCGTGGACGTGGCCGCTTTCCGGGGCACGGGCTCGGGGCCCGCCTGCTAG
- a CDS encoding response regulator transcription factor has protein sequence MSSPDRILVVDDDAGIRDLLTSALEFAGFAVTAAADVTGALRIITAGEVDVLVLDVMLPGADGFDLVQLLRSRGTQLPVLLLTARDAVEDRVRGLRLGADDYVTKPFSVAEVVARVEALRRRSLASVVVAGAAAGLRVADLELDEDAHRVTRGGDLVQLSPTEFRLLRYLLLNSGRVVSKSQILQHVWQYDFGGDAGVVERFVSNLRRKLDDGREPLIHTVRGFGYSLREPSR, from the coding sequence GTGAGCAGCCCGGACCGGATCCTCGTGGTGGACGACGACGCCGGCATCCGTGACCTCCTCACCTCCGCGCTGGAGTTCGCGGGCTTCGCGGTCACCGCGGCCGCGGACGTCACCGGGGCGCTGCGGATCATCACGGCCGGCGAGGTCGACGTGCTCGTGCTCGACGTGATGCTGCCCGGCGCCGACGGGTTCGACCTGGTGCAGCTGCTGCGCTCGCGGGGCACCCAGCTGCCGGTGCTGCTGCTGACGGCGCGGGACGCGGTCGAGGACCGGGTGCGGGGCCTGCGGCTGGGGGCCGACGACTACGTGACCAAGCCGTTCAGCGTGGCCGAGGTGGTGGCGCGGGTGGAGGCGCTGCGGCGGCGCTCCCTGGCGTCCGTCGTCGTCGCCGGTGCGGCTGCGGGGCTGCGGGTGGCCGACCTGGAGCTCGACGAGGACGCCCACCGCGTCACCCGGGGCGGTGATCTGGTGCAGCTCTCGCCGACCGAGTTCCGGCTGCTGCGGTACCTGCTGCTGAACAGTGGCCGGGTCGTCTCCAAGTCGCAGATCCTGCAGCACGTCTGGCAGTACGACTTCGGTGGGGACGCGGGGGTGGTGGAGCGGTTCGTCAGCAACCTGCGGCGCAAGCTCGACGACGGGCGCGAGCCCCTCATCCACACCGTGCGCGGTTTCGGGTACTCGCTGCGGGAGCCCTCGCGGTGA
- a CDS encoding sensor histidine kinase, giving the protein MRARIVLAVLVTVALVLVCGAVATAWSVSAYLDDRVAGRLHTVHDQIERVVALNVANQGSLKVGTPQLESLLGDRTGLILVVGGEPGFSTGLPGVSERELMDATLPDPGTVVFLDDGEPTAGIAVDTPGLRADLGGPTRIDAVVLAVSRADDRETVNRLVRTGLLVALLALGVLCVLIAAVVRAGLRPLTDLASAVQRVGRGEGGPETVPLGGSTETDQVATAVREAFRARDRAEDRLRSFVADASHELRTPLTKIGGWVDLYLQGGLRGEEGTQAALEKVEVEVGRMGMLVEELSLLARLDAQVPLDLEDVDLVALAEEVLEDARVVAADRVFTLQRPGDVLAGDVLAGGGSGGGSVGGSGGGSGGGSAVVRGDAERLRRVLRNLVGNAVQHTPAGTAVEVAVVPVQSGEDGAVRVSVRDHGLGVPAEQVPRLFERFWRAEESRSRARGGSGLGLAIVEAVVVAHGGSVAVESRRSGDPAASSGSSGEGPGTTVIFTVPGSAPSPG; this is encoded by the coding sequence GTGCGCGCCCGGATCGTGCTCGCGGTGCTCGTGACAGTGGCGCTCGTGCTGGTCTGCGGCGCGGTGGCCACCGCCTGGTCGGTGAGTGCCTACCTGGACGACCGCGTCGCCGGGCGCCTGCACACCGTGCACGACCAGATCGAGCGGGTGGTCGCGCTGAACGTGGCCAACCAGGGCAGCCTGAAGGTCGGCACGCCCCAGCTGGAGTCGCTGCTGGGTGACCGGACCGGCCTGATCCTGGTGGTCGGCGGGGAGCCGGGCTTCTCCACCGGGCTGCCGGGGGTTTCCGAGCGGGAGCTCATGGACGCGACCCTGCCGGACCCGGGAACGGTGGTCTTCCTCGACGACGGTGAGCCCACGGCCGGCATCGCGGTCGATACTCCCGGGCTGAGGGCCGATCTCGGCGGGCCGACCCGGATCGACGCCGTGGTGCTGGCCGTCTCGCGGGCGGACGACCGGGAGACGGTGAACCGGCTCGTGCGCACCGGGCTGCTGGTCGCGCTGCTGGCACTGGGGGTGCTGTGCGTGCTGATCGCCGCGGTGGTGCGGGCGGGGCTGCGGCCGCTGACCGACCTGGCGTCCGCCGTCCAGCGGGTCGGGCGGGGTGAGGGTGGGCCGGAAACCGTGCCCCTGGGCGGAAGCACGGAGACGGACCAGGTCGCGACGGCCGTGCGCGAGGCCTTTCGGGCGCGTGACCGGGCGGAGGACCGGCTGCGGTCGTTCGTGGCGGACGCGTCGCACGAGCTGCGTACGCCGCTGACCAAGATCGGTGGCTGGGTGGATCTGTACCTGCAGGGCGGTTTACGGGGCGAGGAGGGGACGCAGGCCGCGTTGGAGAAGGTCGAGGTCGAGGTGGGCCGCATGGGCATGCTGGTGGAGGAGCTGTCGCTGCTGGCCCGGCTCGACGCGCAGGTGCCGCTGGATCTCGAGGACGTCGACCTGGTGGCCCTGGCCGAGGAGGTGCTGGAGGACGCCCGGGTGGTGGCGGCGGATCGGGTCTTCACCTTGCAGCGGCCGGGTGATGTGCTGGCGGGTGATGTGCTGGCGGGTGGTGGCTCGGGTGGTGGCTCGGTTGGTGGCTCAGGTGGTGGCTCAGGTGGTGGCTCGGCGGTGGTACGGGGGGATGCCGAGCGGTTGCGGCGGGTGCTGCGCAACCTGGTGGGGAACGCAGTGCAGCACACCCCGGCCGGGACGGCGGTGGAGGTCGCGGTGGTGCCGGTGCAGTCGGGCGAGGACGGAGCGGTGCGGGTTTCGGTGCGGGATCACGGACTGGGCGTTCCGGCGGAGCAGGTGCCGCGGCTCTTCGAGCGGTTCTGGCGGGCCGAGGAGAGCCGTAGCCGGGCCCGGGGTGGTTCCGGGCTGGGGCTGGCCATCGTGGAGGCGGTGGTGGTGGCGCACGGTGGATCGGTGGCGGTCGAGTCGCGGAGGTCCGGCGATCCGGCGGCATCGTCGGGATCGTCGGGCGAGGGGCCGGGCACCACAGTGATTTTCACCGTGCCGGGATCGGCGCCGTCGCCGGGGTAG
- a CDS encoding DUF1801 domain-containing protein, which yields MTDTGENASPLSPSQLIDERIAQLADWRGARLAALRAVITGVDPQITEEWKWVKKTSPGTAVWAHGGGICTGEIYKSVVKLTFFKGASLADPSGLFNAGLEGKVRRAIDYAEPDQVDEQALADLVREAIALNLS from the coding sequence ATGACCGACACCGGTGAGAACGCGTCCCCGCTGAGCCCCTCGCAGCTCATCGACGAGCGCATCGCCCAGCTGGCCGACTGGCGGGGCGCGAGACTCGCGGCGCTGCGGGCCGTCATCACCGGCGTCGACCCGCAGATCACCGAGGAGTGGAAGTGGGTCAAGAAGACCAGCCCGGGCACGGCGGTCTGGGCCCACGGCGGCGGGATCTGCACGGGCGAAATCTACAAGAGCGTCGTGAAACTGACGTTCTTCAAGGGGGCCTCGCTCGCCGACCCCTCCGGCCTGTTCAACGCCGGCCTCGAGGGTAAGGTGCGCCGCGCCATCGACTACGCCGAGCCCGACCAGGTCGACGAGCAGGCGCTCGCCGACCTGGTGCGTGAGGCGATCGCTCTGAACCTGTCCTAG